A stretch of Cucumis sativus cultivar 9930 chromosome 2, Cucumber_9930_V3, whole genome shotgun sequence DNA encodes these proteins:
- the LOC105434722 gene encoding uncharacterized protein LOC105434722, with protein MGGCISHRSSSTAAAAADRVQVVHLNGHVQHFHSPITARQVAGRPPPPAEYFICTAAQLVSTAASPALNPDVVLQPGKVYFILPLSTLHPDVSLADLASIARRLTAAAKSAAKSGSLPPCEAADGGEDWRCTTAGKSRQWRPLLDTIREKPGNNCGRIDSDLER; from the coding sequence ATGGGTGGATGTATTTCCCACCGATCATCTTccaccgccgccgccgccgccgacAGAGTCCAAGTTGTCCACCTGAATGGCCATGTCCAACACTTCCACAGCCCCATCACTGCCCGTCAGGTCGCTGGAAGACCGCCACCTCCGGCCGAGTACTTCATCTGCACGGCGGCGCAGCTGGTCTCCACCGCAGCCAGCCCGGCGCTGAACCCCGACGTCGTCCTGCAGCCGGGCAAAGTTTATTTCATTCTCCCCCTCTCCACTCTTCATCCCGACGTTTCTCTGGCCGACTTGGCCTCCATAGCCAGAAGGCTCACCGCCGCGGCGAAGTCGGCCGCAAAATCCGGCAGTCTTCCGCCGTGTGAGGCTGCCGACGGGGGGGAAGATTGGAGGTGTACGACAGCGGGGAAGTCTAGGCAGTGGAGGCCGTTGTTGGACACAATAAGGGAAAAGCCGGGGAATAATTGCGGGAGGATTGATTCAGATTTGGAAAGATAA
- the LOC101219592 gene encoding glycosyltransferase BC10, whose product MKTGQKWQLDMGDMKILPGPRPRTTKRPLWIIILVSMVSVFLICAYIYPPSGTAACYIFSSKGCKVITDWLPPIPAREYSDAEIASRIVIREILNTPFVTANTPKIAFLFLTPGSLPFEKLWDKFFHGHEGKFSVYVHASKEKPVHVSRYFSGRETHSNEVIWGKISMVDAERRLLANALHDPDNQHFVLLSDSCVPLHNFDYIYQYLINTNISYVDCFNDPGPHGNGRYSEHMLPEIQMKDFRKGAQWFSMKRQHALIVVADNLYYSKFRDYCKPGVEGHNCIADEHYLPTFFHMTDPGGIANWSITHVDWSERKWHPKSYGAQDVTYELLQNITSIDVSVHVTSDERKEVQRWPCLWNGVQRPCYLFARKFYPEALNNLLNLFSNYSSISA is encoded by the exons ATGAAGACAGGTCAAAAGTGGCAATTAGACATGGgtgatatgaaaattttgccTGGTCCTCGGCCTCGTACTACCAAGAGGCCGTTGTGGATTATTATCTTGGTTTCAATGGTTAGCGTGTTCCTAATATGTGCCTACATCTATCCTCCTAGTGGCACAGCTGCCTGttacatattttcttctaagGGCTGCAAGGTTATTACTGACTGGCTCCCACCTATACCTGCAAGGGAATATAGTGATGCTGAGATCGCATCACGTATTGTTATTAGAGAAATTTTGAACACACCATTTGTTACAGCAAATACACCCAAAATTGCATTCTTATTCTTGACTCCTGGTTCCCTGCCTTTTGAGAAGCTATGGGATAAGTTTTTTCAT GGTCATGAAGGGAAATTCTCTGTTTATGTCCATGCGTCTAAAGAAAAGCCAGTGCACGTTAGCCGTTACTTTTCTGGTCGAGAAACTCATAGCAATGAG GTCATTTGGGGTAAAATTTCCATGGTCGACGCAGAGAGACGATTGTTAGCAAATGCTCTCCATGATCCTGATAATCAGCACTTTGTTTTACTTTCTGATAG TTGTGTACCATTGcacaattttgattatatttacCAGTATTTGATCAATACGAATATCAGCTATGTGGATTG CTTTAACGATCCTGGTCCACATGGAAACGGGAGATATTCAGAGCACATGTTACCTGAAATTCAGATGAAAGACTTCAGAAAAGGTGCTCAG TGGTTCTCGATGAAGCGACAACACGCTTTGATTGTTGTGGCCGACAATCTTTACTACTCAAAATTTCGAGATTATTGCAAG CCAGGTGTGGAGGGACACAATTGCATTGCAGATGAGCACTATTTGCCCACTTTTTTCCAT ATGACAGACCCTGGAGGGATAGCAAACTGGTCAATTACTCACGTTGATTGGTCTGAAAGAAAGTGGCATCCCAAATCGTATGGTGCTCAAGATGTTACCTACGAACTTTTGCAAAATATCACG TCGATCGATGTTAGCGTACATGTTACGAGTGACGAGAGG AAGGAAGTGCAAAGATGGCCATGTTTGTGGAATGGTGTACAGAGGCCATGTTACTTATTTGCAAGAAAGTTCTATCCTGAGGCTCTAAATAACCTTCTGAATCTCTTCTCCAACTACTCATCCATTTCAGCCTAA
- the LOC101203176 gene encoding oxysterol-binding protein-related protein 4C, producing MLGKCNAGGSALERLGAVVGWSISTTRPLIFGAFPYNPILGETHHVSRGTLNVLLEQVSHHPPVAALHATDETHNIEMIWCHYLSPKYRGTSVETEMCGKRELKLLNHGETYVMNCPSLVFKFIPTKAFEWSGKVKIQCIETALTAEISYKGLSFLGRKSNSRAVNGSIFAQSFSIKNLCHIDGQWDRSVTMKYHNGNAKVIYDANEVISNLKTPVVVDPKGVKATESAKVWGEVSQGILSKDWKKAKKAKMAVEERQRELAKERESRKETWVPKHFKLSYSKENGWDCSPIQSTVPPAPIVVPI from the exons GTGGAAGTGCTTTGGAGCGATTAGGTGCTGTTGTTGGTTGGAGCATTTCCACTACTCGTCCTCTCATTTTTGGTGCTTTCCCTTACAACCCTATTCTTGGTGAGACTCATCATGTTTCTAGGGGTACCCTCAATGTCCTACTCGAACAA GTTTCACATCACCCACCTGTAGCTGCTCTTCATGCTACTGATGAGACACATAACATAGAAATGATATGGTGTCATTACCTTTCTCCTAAATACCGTG gtaCGAGTGTGGAAACAGAGATGTGTGGGAAGCGGGAGCTAAAGCTATTGAATCATGGAGAAACTTATGTAATGAACTGTCCAAGTTTAGTGTTCAAATTCATTCCAACAAAGGCCTTTGAATGGAGTGGGAAAGTGAAGATCCAATGCATAGAAACTGCACTCACTGCTGAAATCTCTTACAAAGGCCTTAGCTTTTTAGGTCGCAAATCAAATAGTAGAGCCGTCAATGGCAGCATTTTTGCTCAATCTTTCTCTATCAAAAACTTATGTCATATTGATGGCCAATGGGATAG AAGTGTAACAATGAAGTACCACAATGGGAATGCCAAGGTTATATATGATGCAAATGAAGTgatttcaaacttaaaaactcCTGTTGTTGTTGACCCAAAG GGTGTTAAAGCAACAGAATCAGCGAAGGTATGGGGAGAAGTAAGCCAAGGGATCTTAAGCAAAGATTggaaaaaagcaaagaaagcaaaaatgGCAGTGGAAGAAAGGCAAAGGGAACTtgcaaaagaaagagagtcAAGAAAAGAGACTTGGGTTCCTAAACATTTCAAGCTTTCTTACTCCAAAGAAAATGGTTGGGATTGCTCTCCTATTCAATCCACTGTCCCACCAGCCCCCATTGTTGTCCCAATTTAA